The proteins below come from a single Coffea eugenioides isolate CCC68of unplaced genomic scaffold, Ceug_1.0 ScVebR1_60;HRSCAF=301, whole genome shotgun sequence genomic window:
- the LOC113758626 gene encoding uncharacterized protein LOC113758626, which yields MTNILAGLVKQQGQAPVNQHRDPEIGEDKALERFQKLSPPKFLRGPDPEVAERWLETMINIFAALNYTEERQVNFAVFQFEGPARVWWNVIRAKWEREWIVWAWLNFVREFNEKYLPPIVQEKREDDFIRLRQGTLSVSEYETQFTKSSKFALELIATEQRRVRRFVQGLNVEIQEALAAAQINTFTEVLENVQGLVPALVHEYPLQLKVV from the exons atgactaatattttagCTGGATTGGTAaagcaacagggtcaagcccctgtcaATCAGCATAGGGACCCTGAAATAGGGGAAGATAAGGCCCTAGAGAGGTTTCAAAAGCTTTCTCCTCCCAAGTTTCTTAGAGGGCCAGACCCAGAGGTAGCGGAGAGATGGCTGGAAACAATGATAAATATTTTCGCCGCCTTGAATTATACGGAGGAAAGGCAGGTGAACTTTGCCgtattccaatttgagggaccagCCAGAgtttggtggaatgtaattagggctaagtgggagagagagtgGATAGTGTGGGCTTGGTTGAACTTTGtgcgagagtttaatgagaaatatctTCCACCAATAGTCCAGGAGAAAAGGGAGGATGATTTCATTAGGCTACGTCAGGGAACCTTAAGTGtatctgagtatgagactcagttcaccAAGTCATCCAAGTTTGCTCTTgaattgatagctacggagcaaaggagggtgAGGAGGTTTGTACAGGGATTAAATGTAGAAATACAAGAGGCTTTGGCGgcggcacaaattaatactttcaCGGAGGTTCTTGAGAAT gttcagggtttggttccgGCATTGGTACACGAGTACCCTCTTCAGTTAAAGGTTGTCTAG
- the LOC113758628 gene encoding uncharacterized protein LOC113758628, which produces MKRVHVPTFDGTPDPDLAEKWLDEIENNFALLQVPEEMKHLIVKPFLVGEANKWWATLEPTVVPPVSWTKFREEFLKYFFPPAVRMQKIDQFENLKQTPGMSVVKYSNKFTALGRFVPSTMADVEWKKYKFIWGLSSRIQTRVNTAYTPTFNDVLDASVKAEADCKRLDEEGRNKRPRLGNELAVSGALKPGGRFRLIKKSHGPPSKVTGGNTFPACKTCGKMHRGECRFKTTFPPYKTCGKIHRGECRMRTGACFECGQQGHRAMDCPSKKVEGNKGNNPPDKKPKVNARVHAMTDVEAGVSGDVVTSTLLINSVPAYVLFDCGASHSFVAKKFSKYLCMPPEWMDHPYRVAAPGDRILVSHTRYPNCSVKLEDKKLEVDLVQINMSDFDVILGMDWLTRHFAQIDCRRKRVVFMKPDEEDFSYQGNVGNRRVRRLPLLSAMQAYRAIRKGCEAYLAYVVNTEEEGMSLEKIPVVKDFPDVFPEDLPGLPPDREIEFEINVIPEVNPISKAPYRMAPAELKELKEQLPELLNKKFIRPSVSPWGTPVLFVKKKDGSLRLCINYRELNRITIKNKYPLPRIDVLFDQLKGAKVFSKIDLRSGYHQLKIKVEDIQKSAFRTRYGHYTFLVMPFGLTNAPTAFMDLMNQSVAFFGHVISGQGVSVDPKKVEAIVDWPRPTNVTDVRSFLGLAGYYQKFVEGFFTIAMPLTRLTQKRAKFEWTDKYESSFQKLKEKLVSAPVLTLPSGTEGFVIYSDASKNGLGCVLMQNGKVIAYASCQLKSYQQNYRTHDLELATVVFALKIWRHYLYGVQCEVFTDHKSLKYLFTQRELNMRQRRWLELIKDYDLTISYHPGKANKVADAFSRKSRVLREPTAKDQMENFEVEMVDSTAQVLAALVVAPTLIDRINEAQHSDAGLAKIKEKLELEPFDGFKLKDDGSLWKDGRLCVPRDEELKQELLKEAHNSRFSIHPGGTKMY; this is translated from the exons ATGAAACGGGTCCATGTCCCTACTTTTGATGGAACCCCTGACCCGGACTTGGCAGAAAAGTGGTTAGAtgaaatagaaaataattttgcGCTTCTGCAAGTGCCGGAGGAGATGAAACACCTAATCGTCAAACCCTTTTTGGTAGGAGAGGCCAATAAGTGGTGGGCAACTCTGGAACCTACCGTTGTCCCACCAGTAAGTTGGACAAAATTTAGAGAGGAGTTCCTGAAATACTTTTTCCCACCTGCCGTGAGGATGCAGAAAATAGATCAGTTTGAAAACCTGAAACAGACACCAGGGATGTCTGTGGTGAAATATTCGAATAAGTTTACGGCACTGGGAAGGTTCGTGCCGTCGACCATGGCGGATGTCGAATGGAAGAAATATAAGTTTATATGGGGGTTGTCGAGTAGGATTCAAACCAGGGTGAACACCGCTTATACCCCTACGTTTAATGATGTATTGGATGCCAGTGTTAAGGCGGAGGCTGATTGCAAAAGATTGGATGAAGAGGGTAGGAATAAAAGGCCTAGACTAGGGAACGAACTTGCAGTGTCGGGAGCACTGAAACCCGGCGGACGATTCCGCTTAATTAAGAAGAGTCACGGGCCACCATCGAAGGTAACTGGGGGAAATACCTTTCCGGCGTGCAAAACTTGCGGGAAGATGCACCGGGGGGAATGCCGATTTAAGACGACTTTTCCTCCGTATAAGACTTGTGGGAAAATACATCGAGGGGAATGCCGAATGAGGACTGGAGCTTGTTTTGAGTGTGGGCAGCAGGGTCATAGAGCTATGGATTGCCCAAGTAAGAAGGTAGAAGGAAATAAAGGTAACAATCCCCCTGATAAGAAGCCAAAGGTTAACGCGAGGGTGCATGCCATGACCGACGTTGAGGCGGGAGTGTCAGGCGACGTGGTCACAAGTACTCTTCTAATTAATTCTGTACCTGCATACGTGTTATTTGATTGTGGAGCTAGTCACTCTTTTGTCGCTAAGAAATTTTCAAAGTACTTGTGCATGCCCCCTGAATGGATGGACCACCCCTACCGAGTGGCTGCTCCAGGAGATAGAATCTTAGTGTCTCATACTAGGTATCCAAACTGTAGTGTGAAATTGGAGGATAAGAAATTAGAAGTGGATCTAGTACAAATAAACATGAGTGACTTTGATGTTATCCTAGGAATGGATTGGCTAACTAGGCATTTTGCACAAATTGATTGTAGGAGAAAGAGGGTAGTATTTATGAAACCGGATGAGGAGGATTTCTCATACCAAGGAAATGTTGGTAATAGAAGAGTTCGTCGATTACCTCTTCTGTCTGCCATGCAGGCGTATAGGGCAATAAGAAAAGGGTGTGAGGCCTATTTGGCTTATGTTGTGAATACGGAGGAGGAGGGGATGTCTTTAGAAAAGATTCCAGTGGTGAAAGACTTTCCTGACGTGTTCCCGGAGGACCTTCCTGGTCTACCTCCAGATAGGGAAATAGAATTTGAAATAAATGTTATACCTGAAGTGAACCCCATATCTAAGGCCCCATATAGGATGGCGCCTGCGGAATTGAAGGAACTCAAGGAGCAATTACCGGAGTTATTGAATAAGAAATTCATTAGACCTAGTGTTTCTCCTTGGGGTACGCCAGTGCTctttgtaaagaaaaaggatggTAGCTTGAGGTTGTGTATCAATTATAGGGAGTTGAATCGGATCAcaataaagaacaagtacccCCTTCCAAGGATAGACGTCCTTTTTGACCAATTGAAAGGTGCTAAGGTATTCTCAAAAATAGATCTAAGGTCAGGATACCATCAATTGAAGATAAAAGTTGAAGACATCCAGAAGAGTGCATTTCGTACAAGGTACGGGCACTATACGTTTTTGGTaatgccctttggattaaccaatgctccGACAgcctttatggatttgatgaaTCAG aGTGTGGCATTTTTTGGACATGTGATATCAGGTCAAGGGGTGTCGGTTGACCCAAAAAAGGTAGAGGCAATTGTGGACTGGCCACGACCCACAAATGTAACCGATGTGAGAAGTTTCTTAGGATTGGCTGGATATTATCAAAAATTTGTGGAAGGATTCTTCACCATTGCTATGCCTCTCACTAGGTTAACTCAAAAGAGAGCAAAGTTTGAATGGACAGATAAATATGAATCAAGTTTTCAGAAGTTAAAGGAGAAATTAGTGTCAGCCCCAGTACTTACCCTACCCTCTGGAACAGAAGGATTTGTGATCTATAGTGATGCCTCTAAGAACGGTTTAGGAtgcgttttgatgcaaaatggaaaagttatTGCTTATGCCTCCTGCCAACTGAAATCTTACCAGCAGAATTACCGAACGCATGATTTGGAGTTGGCGACGGTAGTATTCGCGTTAAAAATATGGAGGCATTACTTGTACGGTGTACAATGTGAGGTATTTACCGATCACAAGAGTCTCAAGTATTTGTTCACTCAAAgggaattgaacatgaggcagaGGAGATGGTTAGAATTAATTAAGGACTATGATTTGACAATCAGTTACCATCCGGGCAAGGCAAATAAGGTAGCAGATGCCTTTAGTAGGAAATCGAGGGTGTTAAGAGAGCCCACGGCGAAGGATCAGATGGAAAACTTTGAGGTGGAGATGGTAGACTCCACGGCCCAAGTGCTAGCTGCCCTGGTAGTCGCACCTACCTTGATAGATAGGATTAATGAGGCGCAGCACTCGGATGCCGGGCTTgcaaaaattaaggaaaaactgGAATTAGAACCCTTTGATGGGTTTAAATTGAAAGACGATGGGAGTTTGTGGAAGGATGGTAGGTTGTGTGTGCCAAGGGATGAAGAATTAAAGCAGGAATTGCTAAAGGAGGCACATAATTCGAGGTTCTCGATCCATCCTGGTGGGACCAAAATGTATTGA